The proteins below are encoded in one region of Actinomycetes bacterium:
- the recO gene encoding DNA repair protein RecO, which yields MPSYKAKALILRVYKLGEYDKIVKMYSQSKGLISGVAKGARKPGGRFGGRLELFNLVDLEMYSGHSLDIIAQAEIIDSFKLISSDFYRFVFCELIAKILLKTQTDISEPCPQLFKLIYICFREINAAETEDIAALKKIMCFFIGRFLSITGYSPLLDSCCRCNGKLDPEPGVLSNRKVALSYRLGGVLCEKCSSGFEGGSSMGAKSFRFLSSIYQSKIEDIRDMEVDGSTIKKVYKFLENYIIYHTDCNLDSFKYLKKIGA from the coding sequence ATGCCGTCCTATAAAGCTAAAGCTTTAATTTTAAGGGTTTACAAGCTGGGGGAATATGACAAAATTGTCAAGATGTACTCCCAGTCTAAGGGTCTGATTAGCGGGGTTGCCAAGGGGGCCAGAAAACCCGGAGGCAGGTTCGGGGGGAGACTGGAGCTTTTCAATCTGGTGGATCTGGAGATGTACAGCGGTCACTCGCTGGATATTATTGCACAGGCAGAAATAATTGACAGTTTTAAACTCATTTCCAGTGATTTTTACCGCTTTGTGTTCTGTGAACTGATAGCAAAAATTTTATTAAAGACCCAGACCGATATCAGTGAACCCTGCCCCCAGCTGTTCAAGCTTATATATATTTGTTTTAGAGAAATTAATGCTGCCGAAACTGAGGATATAGCAGCCTTGAAAAAAATCATGTGTTTCTTTATTGGTCGGTTTCTCTCTATTACCGGCTACAGCCCTCTACTGGATTCATGCTGCCGTTGTAATGGTAAACTGGATCCAGAGCCGGGAGTCTTGAGCAATAGAAAGGTAGCTCTTTCTTACCGCCTGGGGGGAGTTCTTTGTGAAAAATGTTCCTCTGGTTTTGAAGGCGGCAGCAGTATGGGAGCTAAAAGTTTCAGGTTTCTTTCCAGTATTTATCAATCAAAAATTGAGGATATAAGGGATATGGAGGTAGATGGTTCCACCATAAAGAAAGTCTATAAATTTTTAGAAAACTACATCATATACCACACTGACTGCAATCTGGACAGTTTTAAATATTTAAAAAAGATTGGCGCATAA
- a CDS encoding J domain-containing protein, producing MPKLIEFEDIEKARKTLGLKQVSSIKDIKAAYRQLSLKYHPDKAGDNSEEKFKLINHSYQLLMDYCLKYPISFSRERVKDVEEGEYQKYHQDRFYSTWF from the coding sequence ATGCCAAAACTAATCGAATTTGAGGATATAGAGAAAGCCAGAAAAACCCTTGGCCTAAAACAGGTAAGCTCGATTAAGGACATTAAGGCGGCTTACCGGCAATTGTCACTCAAGTACCACCCCGATAAAGCTGGTGATAATTCTGAAGAGAAATTCAAACTTATTAATCACTCCTATCAGCTGCTCATGGATTACTGCCTGAAATATCCCATCTCTTTTTCCAGGGAAAGGGTAAAGGATGTTGAGGAAGGAGAGTACCAGAAATACCATCAGGATCGATTTTACAGTACCTGGTTTTAA
- a CDS encoding glycine--tRNA ligase subunit alpha yields the protein MNFQDIIFNLQQYWSRHGCIIRQPMDLEKGAGTFNPDTFLRCLGPEPWKVAYVEPSRRPTDGRYGENPFRSQFYYQYQVLLKPSPNEVIDLYLGSLESLGINMKNHDIRFVEDDWASPTIGAAGLGWEVWADGMEITQFTYFQQMGQIALKPVSAELTYGLERIAMYLQDKDSFWELKWNDQITYADVLLESEKQWCVYNFKVADVKMLLDLFDKFENEFYRTIKKDLVFVACEFVLKCSHVFNLLDAREAISVSERTSYIGRVRNQAKKLCKAYVNQRKELGFPLLKDNG from the coding sequence ATGAATTTTCAGGATATAATTTTTAATTTACAACAGTACTGGAGCAGACATGGCTGCATTATTAGGCAGCCAATGGATCTGGAAAAAGGGGCAGGTACTTTTAATCCGGATACCTTTTTAAGGTGTCTGGGGCCCGAACCCTGGAAAGTGGCATATGTGGAACCTTCCAGGAGGCCTACTGACGGAAGGTATGGAGAGAATCCTTTCCGCAGCCAGTTCTATTACCAGTATCAGGTACTTTTAAAACCATCTCCGAATGAGGTGATTGATCTCTATCTGGGTTCCCTGGAAAGCCTGGGAATAAACATGAAGAATCATGATATAAGATTTGTGGAAGACGACTGGGCTTCACCCACTATCGGGGCTGCTGGACTGGGCTGGGAGGTATGGGCAGACGGTATGGAGATTACCCAGTTTACTTATTTTCAGCAGATGGGACAGATTGCCCTGAAGCCGGTTTCAGCTGAGCTTACTTATGGCCTGGAGAGGATTGCCATGTATCTTCAGGATAAAGACAGTTTCTGGGAGCTTAAATGGAATGACCAGATAACCTATGCAGATGTATTGCTGGAATCGGAGAAACAGTGGTGTGTCTATAATTTTAAAGTTGCTGATGTAAAAATGCTTCTTGATCTTTTTGATAAGTTTGAAAATGAATTTTACCGTACCATTAAAAAAGATTTGGTTTTTGTTGCCTGTGAATTTGTATTGAAATGTTCTCATGTATTTAATCTTTTGGATGCCAGGGAAGCTATCAGTGTATCGGAGAGGACCTCTTATATCGGAAGGGTAAGAAACCAGGCCAAGAAATTATGTAAAGCATATGTTAATCAAAGGAAAGAGCTGGGATTTCCGCTTTTAAAGGATAATGGATAA
- the glyS gene encoding glycine--tRNA ligase subunit beta, with amino-acid sequence MDNKLVFEIGTEELPSSCIIEGRKALKDILTRKFKQERIGFTSIETFGTPRRLTAVLEGVAAMQKSHNRVVTGPPKAIAFDGDGKPTRAATGFAGSLKIDVNDLEEIPSDRGIYMGKSIREEGRPVMEVMPGLLKKSIGEIPFGKQMSWGNYDIKFARPIRWIVALLGDKVINFELEGLKTGRLTYGLRTIDDNPLTIEDADGYLDILTGQGLVILDSDRRRQIIENAILEAQQQLWSGNYRVVLDQDLLEEVVNLVEHPNVLVGKFSERFLYIPKDILIKAIEYHQKYFAVTGPGGEVTTSFVMVQNGTQDITGDIVKGNQRVLEARLSDAVFFYEEDRKQGFDHWLEKLKGVIFYSGIGSMYDQIERLVSLSDFLCSSLGKDHIKDDLKRAAGLCKCDLVTNMVVEFPQLQGIVGREYALEIGEKPSVAKGIFEHYRPRFAGDQLPRTEEGALLSVAEKMDTICGMFLLDNIPTGSEDPFALRRKASGIVLSLLDKGYDLDLEGLIEYNLNLYQDKFGIEKPEGLNRIIFEFILARYRFKLEKEGKRLDILEAVAAAGTWSVTDMDLRYRALEKFMGQHDIELIANPMIRCKNIIKEEEIAKMDAGRFRESGEKKLYEAVEKVKEIVKSCKQEKKYFQMLTELEKFGEAVNKFFDQVLVMDEDENIRQNRISLVKEARDLYLFIADFSRLVIEG; translated from the coding sequence ATGGATAATAAATTAGTATTTGAAATAGGAACCGAGGAGCTGCCTTCTTCCTGCATTATTGAAGGAAGGAAGGCTTTAAAGGATATTTTAACCAGGAAGTTCAAACAGGAAAGAATTGGCTTTACTTCCATAGAGACTTTTGGTACCCCCCGCCGGCTAACCGCTGTGCTGGAGGGAGTGGCTGCAATGCAAAAATCCCATAACCGGGTAGTTACCGGGCCTCCCAAGGCAATAGCCTTTGACGGCGACGGCAAACCTACCAGGGCGGCTACGGGCTTTGCCGGGAGTTTAAAAATTGATGTCAATGACCTTGAAGAGATTCCTTCGGACAGGGGCATTTATATGGGGAAAAGCATAAGGGAAGAAGGCAGGCCCGTAATGGAAGTTATGCCCGGCCTTCTCAAGAAATCCATAGGGGAAATTCCATTCGGCAAACAGATGAGCTGGGGCAATTATGATATCAAGTTTGCCCGGCCTATAAGGTGGATTGTTGCTCTTCTGGGAGATAAGGTAATCAATTTTGAACTGGAAGGACTGAAAACAGGAAGGCTGACTTACGGGTTAAGGACTATTGATGATAATCCTTTGACCATAGAAGATGCTGATGGTTATTTAGATATTTTAACCGGACAAGGTTTGGTGATTCTGGATTCGGATAGAAGAAGACAGATTATAGAAAATGCCATACTTGAGGCCCAGCAACAGTTGTGGTCAGGAAACTACAGGGTGGTTCTGGACCAGGATCTTTTAGAGGAAGTGGTTAACCTTGTAGAGCATCCGAATGTATTGGTGGGTAAGTTTTCTGAACGTTTTCTCTATATCCCCAAGGATATACTTATTAAAGCTATTGAATACCATCAAAAATATTTTGCGGTAACCGGACCCGGGGGCGAGGTTACTACCAGTTTTGTAATGGTTCAGAACGGTACCCAGGACATTACTGGCGACATTGTAAAAGGAAATCAGAGGGTTCTGGAAGCCAGGCTGAGTGATGCCGTCTTTTTCTATGAAGAGGACAGAAAACAGGGATTCGACCACTGGCTGGAAAAATTAAAGGGTGTAATTTTTTATTCAGGTATTGGGAGCATGTATGACCAGATAGAAAGGCTAGTAAGCCTATCGGATTTCTTATGTTCGAGTCTGGGCAAAGATCATATAAAAGATGATTTGAAAAGAGCTGCGGGTTTATGCAAGTGTGACCTGGTAACCAATATGGTGGTGGAGTTTCCCCAGCTGCAGGGAATAGTGGGAAGGGAATATGCGCTGGAAATAGGAGAAAAACCCTCAGTGGCCAAAGGTATTTTTGAACATTACAGGCCCAGGTTTGCCGGTGACCAGCTGCCCCGGACTGAAGAGGGGGCCCTGCTGTCTGTTGCTGAGAAGATGGATACCATCTGCGGCATGTTTTTGCTGGATAATATCCCTACCGGCTCCGAAGACCCTTTTGCTTTAAGGAGGAAAGCCTCTGGAATAGTGCTAAGCCTTCTGGATAAGGGTTATGATTTGGATCTTGAAGGGCTTATTGAATACAACCTTAATTTATACCAGGATAAATTTGGAATAGAAAAACCAGAAGGCCTTAACAGGATTATATTTGAATTTATCCTGGCCCGTTACCGGTTCAAATTGGAAAAAGAAGGAAAAAGACTGGATATTCTGGAGGCAGTGGCTGCCGCCGGTACCTGGTCTGTTACTGATATGGACTTAAGGTACAGGGCCCTGGAGAAATTTATGGGCCAGCATGATATTGAACTGATAGCCAACCCTATGATCAGATGCAAGAATATAATAAAAGAAGAAGAAATAGCAAAAATGGATGCCGGCCGGTTCAGGGAGTCGGGTGAAAAAAAGCTGTATGAGGCGGTAGAAAAGGTAAAAGAAATTGTTAAGAGCTGCAAACAGGAGAAAAAATATTTCCAGATGCTGACCGAGCTTGAAAAATTTGGCGAAGCGGTAAATAAGTTTTTTGATCAGGTTCTGGTAATGGATGAGGATGAGAACATAAGGCAGAACAGGATTAGCCTGGTAAAAGAAGCTAGGGACCTGTATCTTTTTATTGCAGATTTTTCCAGGCTGGTTATAGAAGGCTAA
- the ppdK gene encoding pyruvate, phosphate dikinase has translation MTDKKYVYFFGEGAKEMKKLLGGKGANLSEMTNIGLPVPPGFTITTEVCNLFYELGKRYPEGLQGQIDEGLKKLEKKMDLDLGDKDDPLLVSVRSGAAISMPGMMDTVLNLGLNDITVNGLIKKTGNKRFGWDSYRRFIQMFGDVVMGVEHDKFEEAMQSMKDKKGVKFDTDLSAEDLQQLVEDYKQIIDRETGQSFPQEPREQLQMSIDAVFGSWNNKRAITYRNLHDIPHSMGTAVNVQAMVFGNMGENSGTGVAFTRNPSTGENKEYGEYLINAQGEDVVAGIRTPQPITKLKEEMPEIYQQLMDIFQKLEQHYKDMQDLEFTIQEGKLFMLQTRTGKRTAAAALQIAVDMEKDGLIDKKTAVMRVEPQQLDQLLHKQIDKNAKQGAELLAKGLPASPGAALGRVVFDADEAVRESENDPVILVRTETSPEDIEGMSVAQGILTSRGGMTSHAAVVARGMGKCCVAGCESIKVSADQKSFSADGKKINKGDWITLDGSTGEVFLGQLEVVDPEISGNFELFMDWIDQFSKIGVRTNADTPHDAEVALKFGAEGIGLCRTEHMFFEADRIKAVRKMIVASNEDERRKALMAILPYQKQDFIDIFKVMEGKPVTVRLLDPPLHEFLPSEPEDIKEIADELDIEADELAATVKSLHEMNPMLGHRGCRLSITYPEILEMQARAIFEAAIELTEKGVKVEPEVMIPLAGTLKEVKILKDQIVEIAENLMEKKGLKFEYKVGTMIEVPRACVVADEIAKEAEFFSFGTNDLTQLTFGFSRDDVGKFLPDYIEKGILEKDPFASLDINGVGQMVLMGIEKGRSARKDLKIGICGEHGGDPNSVKFCHRAGMDYVSCSPYRVPVARLAGAQANIEDE, from the coding sequence ATGACAGACAAGAAATATGTATATTTCTTTGGAGAAGGCGCAAAAGAGATGAAAAAACTTTTGGGTGGTAAAGGTGCAAACCTTTCGGAAATGACCAATATCGGTCTTCCTGTACCGCCCGGATTTACTATTACTACGGAAGTATGTAATCTTTTTTATGAATTAGGTAAAAGATATCCTGAGGGACTGCAGGGACAGATTGATGAAGGTTTAAAGAAACTGGAAAAAAAGATGGATCTGGACCTGGGGGATAAGGACGATCCATTACTGGTTTCAGTAAGATCCGGAGCCGCTATTTCCATGCCGGGAATGATGGATACGGTATTAAACCTGGGCTTAAATGACATAACTGTAAACGGGCTTATTAAGAAAACAGGCAATAAAAGATTCGGATGGGACTCATACAGAAGATTTATTCAGATGTTTGGAGATGTGGTAATGGGAGTAGAGCATGATAAGTTCGAAGAAGCCATGCAGTCAATGAAGGATAAAAAAGGGGTCAAGTTTGATACTGATTTGAGCGCTGAAGATCTCCAGCAGCTGGTTGAAGATTACAAGCAGATTATAGACAGGGAAACAGGACAGAGTTTCCCCCAGGAACCCAGAGAACAGCTGCAGATGTCAATAGACGCTGTATTCGGTTCCTGGAATAATAAGAGAGCTATAACCTACAGAAATTTACATGATATACCCCATAGCATGGGTACTGCAGTTAATGTGCAGGCTATGGTATTTGGCAATATGGGTGAAAATTCCGGCACCGGGGTTGCTTTTACCAGGAATCCCTCTACCGGAGAGAATAAGGAATATGGAGAATACCTAATAAATGCACAGGGCGAGGATGTAGTTGCGGGAATCAGGACTCCCCAGCCTATTACCAAATTAAAGGAAGAAATGCCGGAGATATACCAGCAGCTCATGGATATATTCCAGAAGCTGGAGCAGCATTACAAGGATATGCAGGATCTTGAATTTACCATCCAGGAAGGCAAGCTTTTCATGCTGCAGACCAGGACTGGCAAGAGAACTGCAGCTGCTGCCCTGCAGATAGCGGTAGATATGGAAAAAGACGGTTTGATTGATAAGAAGACTGCGGTGATGAGGGTAGAACCCCAGCAACTGGACCAGCTGCTTCACAAGCAGATTGACAAGAATGCGAAGCAGGGGGCTGAGTTGTTGGCCAAAGGGCTGCCAGCTTCTCCGGGAGCAGCTTTAGGCAGAGTAGTATTTGATGCTGATGAAGCAGTAAGGGAATCGGAAAATGATCCGGTTATACTGGTCAGGACCGAAACTTCTCCCGAAGATATTGAGGGGATGTCGGTTGCCCAGGGCATATTGACTTCCCGGGGAGGCATGACTTCCCATGCGGCGGTGGTTGCCAGAGGAATGGGCAAGTGCTGCGTTGCTGGTTGTGAGAGCATCAAGGTGAGTGCCGACCAGAAATCTTTCTCGGCTGACGGCAAAAAGATAAATAAGGGCGACTGGATTACTCTGGACGGCTCCACCGGAGAGGTCTTTCTGGGACAGCTGGAGGTTGTAGATCCGGAAATTTCCGGTAATTTTGAGTTGTTTATGGACTGGATAGACCAGTTCAGTAAAATAGGGGTCAGGACCAATGCTGATACTCCCCATGACGCTGAAGTAGCCTTAAAGTTTGGAGCAGAGGGCATTGGTCTCTGCAGAACTGAACATATGTTTTTTGAAGCAGACAGGATAAAAGCAGTCAGGAAGATGATAGTTGCTTCCAATGAGGATGAAAGAAGAAAAGCGCTAATGGCTATCCTGCCTTACCAGAAACAGGATTTCATAGACATTTTCAAAGTTATGGAAGGCAAACCGGTTACTGTCAGATTGCTTGACCCGCCCTTGCACGAATTTTTACCTTCAGAACCGGAAGACATAAAAGAGATAGCTGATGAGCTGGATATTGAAGCCGATGAACTGGCTGCTACAGTAAAATCGCTCCACGAGATGAACCCCATGCTGGGGCACAGGGGATGCAGGCTGTCCATTACTTATCCAGAGATCCTGGAAATGCAGGCCAGGGCAATTTTTGAGGCAGCAATAGAGTTGACGGAAAAAGGAGTAAAGGTAGAGCCGGAAGTTATGATTCCGCTTGCCGGTACCTTAAAAGAGGTAAAGATACTGAAAGATCAGATTGTAGAGATTGCAGAAAATCTGATGGAAAAGAAAGGCTTGAAATTTGAGTACAAGGTAGGAACCATGATTGAGGTTCCCAGGGCTTGCGTGGTTGCGGATGAGATAGCTAAAGAAGCTGAGTTTTTCAGCTTTGGTACCAATGACCTGACCCAGCTAACCTTTGGTTTTTCCAGGGATGATGTAGGTAAGTTTTTACCGGATTATATTGAAAAGGGTATACTGGAAAAGGATCCATTTGCCAGCTTGGATATAAATGGTGTAGGCCAGATGGTGCTTATGGGCATCGAGAAAGGAAGGTCTGCCAGGAAAGATCTTAAGATAGGCATATGTGGAGAACATGGTGGAGATCCAAATTCGGTTAAGTTTTGCCACCGGGCTGGCATGGATTATGTTAGCTGTTCACCTTACAGGGTTCCCGTGGCCAGGCTTGCCGGAGCACAGGCCAATATAGAGGACGAATAA
- the dnaG gene encoding DNA primase, translating to MSRGLKDGEVEELKSRADIIGIISDYVNLKKRGKNHTGLCPFHQEKTPSFSVDSSRQFYHCFGCGEGGDAISFIMKIENLDFLESVEFIAKKIGYQLKYSSSGSSKTRKLKERLFELNQLAKTYYHFVLNNPKAGSKVLKYLKERGFNGETLEEFEVGYSLKKWDYFSNLAQKRGYRADELIEAGLSIRSKNRQQGIYDRFRERIMFPIGDVVGKTIGFGGRILEQGKSQSAKYINTPETRIYSKSKNIYNIHRAKNYIVEKDKVFIVEGYTDVMALSQCGIKNVVASLGTALTTDQIKLLGRFTKNVGLVFDSDQAGLSASMKGMERLREYNQNLDLYHESNMNIEVVLLEQGYDPADYVFKKGSKAFMEKVNSAENIIDFTIAIIIKKYDLSSLNQKVRASKELLAFISTLNSRIVQEECVKKIARELDLKEDLLFEELVNFKNREDKGNSYSVPEKSSAIIDSPQKKLEVEALRLMVNGEGLSQNCFLGLEESFFKYEDTKKLFNILMKVLKKQDSGQINFPVEITSELLKDSEVRKLYNFIYYDPKSYKNGKVTCDEVLCNLKLSYLSEKINGLRNKMLQIEEGIKKGKTDQELSRQYDRLYSQLIELEQEKIKLKIS from the coding sequence ATGTCCAGAGGCCTTAAAGATGGTGAAGTAGAAGAGCTAAAAAGCAGAGCTGATATTATCGGCATTATTTCAGATTATGTTAATCTGAAAAAAAGGGGCAAGAACCATACAGGATTATGTCCCTTTCACCAGGAAAAAACGCCTTCATTTAGTGTTGATTCTTCCAGGCAGTTCTATCATTGTTTTGGCTGTGGTGAAGGCGGGGATGCAATCAGTTTTATTATGAAAATTGAAAATCTGGATTTTCTGGAATCGGTAGAGTTTATAGCAAAGAAGATAGGCTACCAGCTTAAATACAGCAGCAGCGGGTCTTCAAAAACTCGGAAGCTTAAGGAAAGGTTATTTGAGCTTAACCAGCTGGCCAAGACTTATTATCATTTTGTCCTGAATAACCCCAAAGCGGGCTCAAAAGTCCTCAAATATCTGAAAGAGAGAGGGTTTAATGGTGAAACTCTGGAAGAATTTGAAGTAGGATATAGTTTAAAGAAATGGGATTACTTTTCCAATCTGGCCCAGAAAAGGGGCTATAGGGCTGATGAGCTGATAGAAGCGGGGCTGTCTATCAGGAGCAAAAATAGGCAGCAAGGTATCTATGACCGTTTCAGGGAAAGGATTATGTTTCCCATAGGGGATGTTGTAGGCAAGACTATTGGTTTTGGAGGCAGGATTCTGGAGCAAGGCAAGAGCCAGTCTGCTAAATATATAAATACTCCTGAAACCAGAATATATTCAAAGAGTAAAAATATATACAATATACATCGGGCAAAAAACTATATTGTAGAAAAAGACAAGGTATTTATTGTAGAAGGTTATACGGATGTTATGGCGTTATCACAGTGTGGCATTAAAAATGTTGTGGCCAGCCTGGGTACGGCTTTAACTACTGACCAAATAAAACTTCTGGGGCGTTTTACCAAGAATGTTGGGCTGGTATTTGACAGTGATCAGGCAGGGCTTTCCGCTTCCATGAAAGGAATGGAGAGGCTCAGGGAATATAATCAGAATCTGGACCTTTACCATGAAAGCAATATGAACATAGAGGTAGTTTTGCTGGAGCAGGGCTATGACCCTGCAGATTATGTATTTAAAAAAGGCAGCAAAGCTTTTATGGAAAAAGTAAATTCGGCAGAAAATATTATTGATTTTACCATAGCCATTATTATTAAGAAATATGACTTAAGCAGTTTAAATCAAAAGGTTAGAGCCAGCAAGGAGCTGCTGGCATTTATAAGTACCCTGAATTCCAGGATTGTGCAGGAGGAATGTGTAAAAAAAATTGCCCGGGAACTGGACTTAAAGGAGGATTTACTTTTTGAGGAACTGGTAAATTTCAAAAACAGGGAGGATAAAGGAAATTCTTATTCTGTTCCGGAGAAATCTTCTGCTATCATTGATTCCCCCCAGAAGAAATTAGAGGTTGAAGCTTTGAGACTGATGGTAAATGGAGAAGGACTGAGCCAGAATTGTTTTCTGGGGCTGGAAGAAAGTTTTTTTAAATATGAAGATACCAAAAAATTGTTTAATATATTAATGAAAGTATTAAAGAAACAGGACTCTGGGCAAATAAACTTTCCTGTTGAAATTACGTCTGAATTATTGAAAGATTCTGAGGTCAGGAAGCTGTATAATTTTATTTATTATGACCCTAAATCTTATAAAAATGGAAAGGTTACCTGTGATGAGGTTTTATGCAACCTGAAGCTGTCCTATCTTTCAGAAAAGATTAATGGTTTGAGAAACAAGATGTTACAGATAGAAGAGGGGATAAAAAAAGGTAAAACTGATCAGGAGCTAAGCAGACAGTATGATAGGTTATATTCGCAGCTTATAGAGTTGGAACAAGAAAAGATTAAGCTGAAAATTTCTTGA